A stretch of Magnetococcales bacterium DNA encodes these proteins:
- the zorA gene encoding anti-phage defense ZorAB system ZorA has product MEQIIEIFVNHWRLWIEGGLFAERFFQYWHLWIVGALLAGIAIRFFWRFVVPTYRLDKNLRNTIAAIDSVKARGSDHKVVELDEIKKAMGIPALAHIWSEYAETLHPQRETDETGQRRIVRWRATALAETFFTEQVLVDTPLETEYYKHLPGILTGLGIIGTFSGLIMGLSNFDVSDPAQAQIELKNLINSVGHAFYVSAAAIALAMLFTWIEKSRITALYRRVEEMAQLVDSLFDAGAGEEYLERLVVASENQASQAMQIKDALVADLKEILTTLTAQQISTQGRHTELLSTSIGKTIADHLGGPISDIAVSVKGVSTSQREAVNKMLTDVLADFSGRLEGMFGGQMHGMTEILKETSEAMRTTAGIFARLASDMDAAGKHAADAMGERLNQAVSSMEMRQQAMNEQMGTFVRQIQALVAESQTESARKLKETLGTVGDQVALAVAELRRQSEESTEAQGQRQERFAENTEKAVALLSSHMEGLLIQSVETNRALENSVLGLSQATNKAIADMNSGAETLFVAASDFAKAGQGVAETMRASSDAVGNLKVASNAFATATSATQEMIADYRHTHDSFATMVTEFKSVSENARRDAAMTSEIITRIEAAAKELGTAQLKAQGYLEGVNKVLTEAHESFSENVSRTLQENNRQFHKELGNAVNAVSVAVRDLGDTLDNLSGRGR; this is encoded by the coding sequence ATGGAGCAAATCATCGAAATATTCGTGAACCATTGGCGCCTCTGGATCGAGGGCGGTTTGTTTGCGGAGCGGTTTTTTCAATATTGGCACCTATGGATCGTGGGTGCCCTGCTTGCGGGGATAGCGATCCGATTTTTCTGGCGGTTCGTCGTGCCCACCTACCGTCTTGACAAAAATTTGCGCAATACCATTGCAGCGATTGATTCGGTCAAGGCCCGGGGATCGGACCACAAGGTGGTCGAACTTGACGAGATCAAAAAAGCCATGGGAATTCCTGCATTGGCTCATATTTGGAGCGAATATGCCGAGACGTTGCACCCCCAAAGGGAAACCGACGAGACGGGTCAGCGGCGGATTGTACGATGGAGAGCCACGGCACTTGCCGAAACGTTTTTCACCGAGCAGGTTTTGGTCGATACACCGCTTGAAACGGAATACTACAAACATCTGCCAGGAATTTTGACGGGTCTTGGGATTATCGGAACTTTTTCCGGCCTCATCATGGGTTTGTCGAATTTTGACGTATCAGATCCGGCCCAGGCGCAGATTGAACTGAAAAACCTTATCAATTCCGTTGGCCATGCTTTTTATGTTTCGGCAGCGGCCATCGCGTTGGCGATGCTGTTCACCTGGATCGAAAAATCCAGGATTACGGCGCTCTATCGCCGGGTCGAGGAAATGGCCCAGCTCGTGGACAGCCTGTTCGATGCGGGAGCCGGTGAAGAATATTTGGAGCGGTTGGTCGTGGCTTCCGAGAACCAGGCATCCCAGGCGATGCAGATCAAGGACGCCCTTGTCGCCGATCTGAAGGAAATCCTGACGACCCTGACCGCACAGCAAATCAGTACCCAGGGGCGCCACACGGAACTGCTTTCCACCTCGATTGGCAAGACGATTGCCGACCATCTGGGCGGTCCCATTTCCGATATCGCGGTTTCTGTCAAGGGTGTCAGTACAAGTCAGAGAGAAGCGGTCAACAAAATGCTGACCGATGTCCTCGCCGATTTCAGTGGGCGTCTGGAGGGAATGTTTGGTGGGCAGATGCACGGCATGACGGAAATCCTCAAGGAAACATCCGAGGCGATGCGGACAACGGCTGGGATATTTGCACGCCTCGCTTCGGATATGGACGCGGCAGGCAAACATGCTGCGGATGCCATGGGCGAACGTCTCAATCAGGCTGTTTCTTCGATGGAGATGCGCCAACAGGCCATGAACGAACAGATGGGAACGTTCGTCAGGCAAATCCAGGCACTCGTCGCCGAGTCGCAAACCGAATCGGCCAGGAAACTTAAGGAAACTCTTGGAACGGTTGGCGATCAGGTCGCCTTGGCGGTCGCCGAACTGCGACGACAGTCCGAGGAATCCACCGAGGCCCAGGGACAAAGACAGGAGCGTTTCGCGGAAAATACGGAGAAGGCCGTCGCCTTACTTTCCTCCCATATGGAGGGATTGTTGATCCAGTCGGTCGAGACGAACCGTGCCCTGGAAAACAGCGTCCTGGGACTGTCGCAGGCGACAAACAAGGCCATCGCCGACATGAACTCGGGAGCCGAAACGCTTTTCGTAGCGGCATCGGACTTCGCCAAGGCTGGCCAAGGGGTCGCCGAAACCATGCGGGCATCGTCGGATGCCGTTGGCAATTTAAAGGTTGCCTCGAATGCGTTCGCGACAGCTACGTCCGCAACCCAAGAAATGATCGCCGATTACCGTCATACGCACGACTCCTTTGCAACCATGGTCACCGAATTTAAATCCGTTTCGGAAAATGCCAGACGTGACGCGGCAATGACCTCGGAAATCATCACGCGGATTGAGGCCGCGGCCAAGGAATTGGGGACAGCCCAACTCAAGGCCCAGGGTTATCTCGAAGGGGTCAACAAGGTATTGACGGAAGCTCATGAGTCTTTTTCGGAAAATGTCAGTCGGACCCTCCAGGAAAACAATCGTCAGTTTCACAAGGAATTGGGGAATGCGGTCAACGCGGTGTCTGTCGCTGTCAGGGATCTTGGCGATACCCTGGACAATCTGTCTGGCCGGGGTCGATAG
- a CDS encoding OmpA family protein has translation MLGLKTATRKRSRTEAEKPFWISFSDLMTALMVLFLVAMTVALMSVTQKVISGPETHRKKVETCMAEVATMTLAQFPGVEVKGHTIGFGTLALFATNKHRLDAKAETTLKAYVPKVLALTRSPGCESVFKRVIVEGFASQRGTYIHNLDLSLKRAERVLCILLDPSPSDALDERDRRDVRNLFLVGGSSFNALKASDAESQRIELKLEFLAYEEDREHIRDAPLDQELQCPLD, from the coding sequence ATGCTGGGCTTGAAAACGGCCACGAGAAAGCGGTCCAGGACCGAGGCGGAAAAACCGTTCTGGATTTCGTTTTCCGATCTGATGACGGCACTCATGGTTCTGTTTCTCGTGGCCATGACCGTGGCGCTGATGTCGGTGACGCAGAAAGTCATCTCCGGGCCGGAAACGCATCGCAAGAAGGTCGAGACGTGCATGGCGGAGGTGGCGACAATGACGTTGGCACAGTTTCCGGGCGTCGAGGTCAAAGGACACACGATTGGGTTTGGCACGCTCGCCCTGTTCGCGACAAACAAACACCGACTTGACGCCAAGGCCGAGACGACGTTGAAGGCCTATGTGCCCAAGGTACTCGCACTCACCCGTTCACCAGGGTGTGAATCGGTTTTCAAGCGCGTCATCGTCGAAGGGTTCGCAAGTCAAAGAGGGACCTACATTCACAACCTTGACCTCAGCCTGAAAAGGGCTGAACGGGTATTGTGCATCCTTCTCGATCCTTCGCCCTCGGATGCGCTCGATGAACGCGACCGCCGGGATGTGCGCAATCTTTTCCTGGTGGGTGGGTCTTCATTCAACGCCCTCAAGGCGAGCGACGCTGAAAGCCAGAGGATCGAATTAAAATTGGAATTTCTTGCCTACGAAGAAGATCGGGAACACATCAGGGATGCGCCACTCGATCAGGAGTTGCAATGCCCCCTGGACTGA
- a CDS encoding glycosyltransferase: MKKPVLMIAYHYPPAQASGTQRTLGFARYLPEFGWEPLILSAHPRAYEQRDREVSDHSMANVQVRRPFALDAARHLAIRGRYARIMALPDRWSSWMLGALPVGMGMIRRHRPRVVWSTYPIATSLVIGRLLSRWSGLPWIVDLRDPMVLGRHPVDRRIRKVFVALEEKTVFRCDRVVVTTPGLKELMMRRYPSLPEEKWHIIPNGYDEEQFNDPELLKAMSVPQNALGVGSGPGMASVTLLHSGTLYTGMEERNPAVFLDALCDLIDSGIISDMMDSTAKGIRVRVIFRATGHDAEIGAMIQARNLGNMVFLEPTLPYRESLIEMSGMDGLLLFQGSAFDRLIPAKLFEYLRLGRPVFALVGEEGDSKGILDACGVTTWTPLSDRESIRNALASFLQGLAAGTLAEPSIEQVRRFSRREGTGSLARLLDETELKK; the protein is encoded by the coding sequence ATGAAAAAACCGGTATTGATGATCGCCTATCATTATCCACCGGCGCAGGCCAGCGGTACCCAGAGGACCCTGGGATTTGCGCGCTATCTGCCCGAATTTGGTTGGGAACCGTTGATCTTGTCGGCCCATCCCAGGGCCTATGAGCAGCGGGATCGGGAGGTATCGGACCATTCGATGGCCAACGTTCAGGTGCGCCGCCCGTTTGCCCTGGATGCGGCGCGGCATCTTGCCATCAGGGGACGTTATGCGCGAATCATGGCCCTTCCCGATCGCTGGTCCTCGTGGATGCTGGGGGCGCTGCCGGTTGGCATGGGGATGATCCGGCGGCATCGTCCGCGGGTGGTGTGGAGCACCTATCCGATCGCCACCTCCCTGGTGATCGGACGGCTTCTTTCACGCTGGTCGGGGCTTCCCTGGATCGTGGATCTGCGTGATCCCATGGTCCTTGGTCGGCATCCCGTTGATCGGCGTATCCGTAAAGTGTTTGTCGCCCTGGAAGAAAAAACGGTCTTTCGCTGTGATCGCGTCGTGGTGACCACCCCGGGGCTCAAGGAACTGATGATGCGGCGGTATCCAAGCCTTCCCGAGGAAAAATGGCACATCATTCCCAACGGGTATGACGAGGAACAGTTCAACGATCCCGAACTCCTCAAGGCCATGTCGGTACCGCAGAACGCATTGGGAGTTGGTTCCGGACCCGGTATGGCTTCGGTGACCCTCCTTCACAGCGGCACGCTTTATACGGGAATGGAGGAACGCAATCCTGCCGTATTTCTTGATGCCCTGTGCGACCTGATCGATTCGGGAATCATCAGCGACATGATGGATTCCACCGCGAAGGGAATCCGGGTTCGGGTGATCTTCCGGGCGACCGGACATGACGCGGAAATTGGCGCCATGATCCAGGCCCGCAATCTTGGGAACATGGTGTTTTTGGAACCGACTCTCCCCTACAGGGAAAGTCTGATCGAAATGAGTGGAATGGATGGATTGCTTCTTTTTCAAGGTTCCGCCTTTGATCGCCTGATTCCGGCCAAATTGTTCGAATATCTGCGCCTGGGGCGTCCGGTCTTTGCGTTGGTAGGGGAGGAGGGCGATTCGAAAGGAATTCTTGATGCTTGCGGCGTGACGACCTGGACCCCGTTATCTGATCGGGAGTCGATTCGAAACGCCCTGGCTTCCTTTCTCCAGGGGTTGGCCGCTGGAACGCTGGCGGAACCGTCCATCGAACAGGTGCGACGGTTTTCCCGACGGGAAGGGACTGGATCCTTGGCCCGACTCCTTGACGAAACGGAATTGAAAAAATAA